Genomic window (Drosophila sulfurigaster albostrigata strain 15112-1811.04 chromosome 2R, ASM2355843v2, whole genome shotgun sequence):
CGTAATCTCCATCTTGGAGCTACTCTGTTTCCGTTCGTTGGCCATGGAGCTGGGGCTGGAGCGCCGCTGGAGCTGGTGTGTGCCTTCAACTCTGGAGTTCATTGCCAGTGCATAATTTCATTGCCAAATGTAAATGCTGTTCCACTTCGAAAggtgcaattttaattaggtTTGCGTTCCAAGGCCagtttccgttttttttttttctagtgTCGTCCAagcactttctttttttaatcaattttggGTGAATAGGAATGTGAAACGGTTAAGAGTTATTGAACCACTGCGGTGCATACTATGCGCCGGATCTGGGCGAAACtcaataacaaacaataaacagGTAACGTTTACTTTGactatttttatgttttcttttattttatgtttatgtgtagcaaaaaatacaacaacaaatgacagAATAGGGTGAACAGCTGTCGCAAGGTGCCAGTGTTGAGAACACGACATTGTTGCCTGTGCTGGTCTGTGTTACGAAATCCGCGAAAAAACATGATATTTAGAATGCCTTCTACTACAATAAAAAAGTTCATTTATTTAAGATATGTTTAATAcatgcaataaatatattgtctTTCGGAATacaaaactataatttttaaattaatttgcgcATATGTGTTTcgattattttgaaatatggcATTCCCACACCGCGAAAGTGttgcttctttcttttttatttgcttaaaatataaaatggtaTATACTgcttgaaatataaaatggtATATACTGGCGGCACTGGCAGTTGTCAGCTGATTTCAGTTACGGTCATTGATGTTTTCTTAAACTGCGCgctaaatttgcataaactgaaaattttaaatatgctgaAAAGAAAATTAGAAAAACAAGCAGCACTAACTGAGGACATTAAGCCCAAGGTAACTGCGTTACCTGGAGCCATCAATTCGGAATTGTTTCGACAACCACTTTGGATGGACTTCTATGAAATTGAGTGCACACTGAATAAGAAAATTGCTTCACTTGAACcgccaaaaaaatattaaatgcatatacAATCCGTTAGAATATGCAGCCTCATTGCATTGCGCTTACCTACGTCGTTTCTTGAAAGGACGCAAGCAATTAATGTTCATTGGCATGAATCCAGGTCCAAATGGAATGGGGCAGACAGGAGTAAGTCAGTCATTGAGTGGtaattttaacttttcttATGACAATATGTCTTAAGGTACCTTTTGGCAACGTTCGTACTGTCCGTGACATAATGCAGCTAACGGGCGAGGTACTTCAGCCACCCTTGGTGCATCCCAAACGGCCCGTGGAGGGACTGAATTGCAAAATTGAGGAGCCAAGCGGTGTGCGCTTGTGGGAGCTTTTTTCTGCATTTAGCAGGCGGGAGAATCGATACTTTTGCAGACCGATGTTTTGTACACAATTTTTGTCCCTTGGCATTCTTCGACGAGCACGGTCATAATATTACACCGAATGAGTTGAAAGGCGCATATAAGCAGCAGATACGCGACATATGTTTGAATGCTTTAGAACAGTTGCTTAACCTGGTTCAGCCACAAACTGTGGTGGCAGTGGGTGAGTACGTTTATACAGCATTAAGTCGCTCGTCTTACTGTAGATCAGTATCAGTATCTGTTTTCCGCTTACCACACCCGAGTCCTCGTGCTCTAAACAATAGCAATTGGGTGGAAAAGGCTAGCAACTTCTTGCAGAAAAACGGCCTAATTACAATAATGCGCAATGAGGTTAAAGGGGAATATGATTCATGTACATctaagaatattaaataaaatagttttaatgtTTGTCTGGGCTTAACCTCATAGAATATGAAAAACTTAgcgtttaatttaaaaaacagtCATTGGCCATGGCGCGTTGCCAACTATCTGGCATACAACCAGCTGTTTTCGCTTGTTATTCCTTTGCttggtttaatttaaaaagcagTCATTGGCCGTGGCCAGTGTTACCCTATCAAGATGGCGCGCGCGCTCGCGTTGCCAACTATCTGGCATACAAACAGCTGTTTTCGCTTGTTATTCTTTTGCTTGGTTGTGTGCCTGTGTCGTGGCGTCGTCGTTACCTGCTGTGTTTTTGTTCACAAGTGAAGTGAATACTCCAAGATTTTTCCATGCCAAATGGCCGCTTTTATGGAGGAAGCTTTGGTAGAAGCGCGCCGTGCACGTGACGCCGGCGAGGTGCCTGTTggctgtgtgtttgtgcacgGCGACGTGATCATCGCACGTGGCGGGAACGAAGTGAATGTGCATCGCAATGCAACACGTCACGCGGAGTTCATATGCATCGATGCCACCTTGGCCTATTGCCGCGAGAAGCGCTTGCCGGCTCGTCAAACATTCAGCGAAATCAGCGTTGTCGTTACCGTGGAGCCTTGCATTATGTGCTCAGCGGCATTGCACACGCTGGCGGTCAAGGAAATCATCTACGGTTGCGAGAATGATCGATTCGGTGGGAAAACGGTGGTCGATGTGGCTGCCGTTGTGGGTCAACAAATTAACATCACTGGCGGTGTGCGTGCGGATGAGGCTATGGCACTGCTCAAGGAATTCTACAAGGGTGACAATCCATCTGCTCCGCCAGTGGCAAAGAAGAGGAAATGACTGTCTCATATGTAGTTAGAGAAGGAACGGAGAAAATCTATAGCCACTTTAAGATTCAGCTCATTCAAACAAACGCAACCACTTTGTATatgttgtaatttattataaacttTAAGCATAGACTAAGCTCTAAATATGGCGTTCAGAACGTTTCTTTAATCATACTACAAACATACTAATACAAGTCTAATGTGTGAACAGCTACAATATGTTGTGTATTGTATGTTAAAAGTCGTATGTGTAATGGAAAAGTTTAACCTATTCTGCTACAGATATAGgtcgaaaaacaaatttgttgtttttcttttaatctTAAACCGTCACCACAATATGTTTTGTTGTAGACCTTTGTTAAACTTATTATACTCGTAATTGAACTATGACTTATACTTGTGATTTTCTTATGAAGATGGCTCGTCATTTGCTGCGCAAGCTGCAGATTCCGCTGCAGATTTGCGCTTGCGCAGCAAACAATTGCGTCGCCTTTTCGTGTAGTCACTAAACTTATCCTATACGTAAGGATTCTAGACACGCATGCTGCGACGTCTGTATCCAAGGTTCACCCACTCCAAGGGGACGCTGTTGCCAACATTATAAGTGACCGGAGTGCAGTTGGTCAGTTTTCTTGATGGTTCGCAACGTCGACTCACATTCCAGTAGGTGAACCCTTGCGGACAGCGATTAATTTGACCCTCAATGCGACCGGTCTGAGCAAAGTAGCTGCATTTTATGAACACCTGGCTGCACTCGTCTTGGTTTAGGGCAAAGTGTCCCTCCTCAGGGCAAAGTGGCATTGTGGAATGTATTTGCACCTAACATTAAAAGgattttttgttaattgaattatgaaaTTGCTTAACTGCATAACTACTTGCCATGTTTGCTGGATGTGTTACTCCTTCAATTGGTTGCGTACGTGACGAACTCTTGTTGCCACAGGTGTCGTTGGGCTGGGGTTTGGCGCATCGACAGGATGCTTCTTGATATACAGTGCCGTTGGGGCATTGGAACATCACTATGTTAAGATTGGAGTTGTCGTTTTCATTGCACTGGTAGAACATGCTGCATTGCTTGGGATGTCGACGGAAGCCCGACGGGCACACAAATAAACTTTGTTCTTCGCTAATTTGAGGACATGGGATAGTTGAGTTGCCTGAAGGTTGAGGCTGGGGTGGGAGCTGTGTTGTGGTCGTCTGTCCCTCCGTGTTTGCTTCAGTTGCTTCAgtaattgtagttgtagtttcAATTGGGCGAATTGTAGAGCCAATCGAAATAGTTGTAGTTTCGGATATACTTGTTGTAGTTTCGCCCGGTCGATTTGTTGTAATAGACGGGATCGTTGTAGTTTCGGGTCTATTTGTAGTCACTGGCTGCATGGTAGTTGTGGGGGATTCTGTCCATTGTGTGGTTATTTCACTGGATGTTGTTGTAGGAATACTTCCTGAGGAGCAATTACCGGCGACCTGATCTGCATAGTTGCAAGTCTCCACTGACGAATCCCAAACGGTGCCACTTGGACAACGGAATTTATACACTTGGAAACTGTTATTTAGTTTTGTACACCGGTAATAAATGCTGCAATTCTGGGGATCAGCATGAAAACCTTCACTAGTGCAGTTGAAGTTGATATTTGGCTCCACTGTAGAACTGGGATTGGATTCAGTCGTAGTGGGCATATATCCTGGCTTCGATGTTGTTGTGATTCCAGTTGTTTCAGGATAATATTCAGTGGTCGAAGCAGTGCCGGGAGGGTCTGTTGGTTTTGTAGGATATTCTGTGGTTGTGGGTTTTGTTGGATTTTCAGTGGTGGGTTTTGGATATTCAGTGGTAGGTTTGGTTGCAGTGGCGGTAGTGTCTGTTGGCTTTATCGGATATTCTGTGGTTGTGGGTTTTGTTGGATATTCTGTGGTTGTGGGTTTTGTTGGATATTCTGTGGTTGTAGGTTTTGTTGGATATTCAGTGGTGGGTTTTGGATATTCAGTGGTAGGTTTGGTTGCAGTGCCGGGAGTGTCTGTTGATTCCATGGGATATTCTGTGGTTGTGGGTTTTGTTGGATATTCACTGGCAGGTTTTGTTGGATTTTCAGTTGTGGGTTTTGGATATTCAGTGGTAGGCTTTGTTGGTGATTCGGTTGGCTTTTCTGGATATTCGGTGGTTGTGGGTTTAGTTGGATATTCAGTCGTTGTGGGATTAGTTGGTTTCTCATTTGGTGGGGTAGTTGACTGCTGAGGACTTTCTGTAGGCAGGGTCATAACAGGAGTTTCAGTTTGACCAGAGCAACGCGGAACGTTTGCGGCGTGATCACAAGTTTGTATATCTTCGTTCCAAGCTGTATTTTTAGCACACATAAATTGATGTTTTGAGAAAGAATCTCCATTTCTTAGACAGCGGTAGAACTTTCGACAATTGTATGGATCAGCCATGAATCCTTCTCCCTTACATTCAGTGCCTGGTGGTAAATTGGGCACTGGAGTGGTAGTTGTTGGAGGATTCATGGTGGTAGGACTTGGATATGGATCGTTTGTTGACGACGGTTCAATGGTCGTCGTCCATATTGTGGTTGTAGGTTGAGTTTCGGTCGTGGGTGGtctggctgttgttgtccaCATTGTAGTTATAGGCTGTGATTCAGTTGTAGTTGGTCTGGAAGTTGTAGTCCATATTGTAGTTGTAGGCTGTGATGCACTTGTTTGTTGCGATTCAGTTGTGGACTCCGTGCCGGTTTCGGTTGGACGGATTGTTGTATTGGGATCTGTAGTTGGCGGTAAGGTTGAGTTTGTGTTGTCACAAGGACCCTTGTCAGACTCAGTGGTCGTATTACCAGCGCTAATGGGATTGCAATTGTTGAAATCGTGATTACAGGTTTGAAGGCTTTGATCCCAAACTGTTCCAGCCGCACAATGGAAAGGAATCTGGTCGAAGCCACCTTTACCATTGCTAACGCACCGATAGAATTTGGCACAATTGCTAGAGTCGCCTATGAAGCCGTCGGACTGACATTCATCTTTGCCATTTGGTTTTTGAGTTGTAGGTTTCATAGCAGGCATTTGAGTGGAAGGTTTTTTACTAGTCGATGAGCTTGGAGAAGAAGGTGTTTGTGTAGACGGGATTGTAGTTAAAGGTCTTGTAGTTGTTGGCCTGTCCGATTGCGAATTATTTTGAGTAGAAGCTTGAGTTGGCGTACTATTTGGAGCAACTGGACGTTGAGTTGTTGCTCCATTTCCGCAGCTTTTATCTTTGACGGCCCATGCATGATTACAGGCCAATATCTGAGCATCCCACACAGTTCCTGGACCGCATGAGAAGGCAACTTGGTTGAAGCCTCCTCTACCGTTATCAACGCATCGATAAAACTTAGCACAATCTTCTTGATCTCCCACAAACTCTCCAATTACTCTACACTTACCGGAGGGTTTTGGAGAAGAGCTAGATCCAACATTACTGGGACTAGACGATGTACTCGAGGTAACTGATGTCGTTGTTTCCTCAAGTGTAGTCGAAGTCGTTGAAGAAGTCGTTGAAGATTGTTCATTACTGCTAGTCGAGCTGGTAGTACTCTGATTAGTGTTACCTTTCTTGCACTTCAAGTTTTGTGAATCAACTTGTGCTGGATGGTCACAGCTGTTAGCATTCGGATGCCAAATTGTGTTTGGTGGGCAAGTAAATGAAACTTTCACAAAACCGCCTTTGCCATCATCAACACAGCGATAGAATTTGGAGCAATTATCGTTGTCAGCCAAGAATGTCTCCTCACTTTCACATTTCTCAGCTGGCTTAAAGGGCTTTTGAGTAGTTCCTTGGTTTGTTGAGGAGCTTTGGTTAGATGAAGATCCTTGGTTTGACGAAGAGCCTTGATTTGACGAAGATCCTTGGTTAGATGTAGATTCTTGGTTTGATGAAGATCCTTGGCTAGTCGATGATCCTTGGTTTGTCGAAGAGCTTTGGTTTGATGAAGAACCTTGGTTCGATGAAGATCCTTGATTCGAAGAAGATTCTTGGTTCGACGAAGATCCTTGATTAGATGAAGAGCCTTGATTAGATGAAGAGCCTTGGTTAGATGAAGATCCTTGGTTAGACGACGATCCTTGGTTTGACGAAGATCCTTGGTTAGTCGAAGATCCTTGGTTTGACGAAGATCCTTGGTTAGTTGAAGATCCGTGGTTTGACGAAGAGCCTTGGTTTGATGAAGATCCCTGGTTAGACGAAGATCCTTGGTTTGATGAAGATTCTTGGTTAGACGAAGATCCTTGATTAGATGAAGAGCCTTGATTAGATGAAGAGCCTTGGTTAGACGAAGATCCTTGATTTGATGAAGAACCTTGGTTAGACGAAGAGCCTTGACTCGAAGAAGATTCTTGGTTAGACGAAGATCCTTGATTAGATGAAGAGCCTTGGTTAGACGACGATCCTTGGTTTGACGAAGATCCTTGGTTAGTCGAAGATCCTTGGCTTGACGAAGAGCCTTGGTTAGATGAAGATCCCTGGTTAGACGAAGATCCTTGGTTTGATGAAGAGCCTTGGTTAGATGAAGAGCCTTGATTAGATGAAGAGCCTTGGTTAGATGAAGATCCTTGGTTAGACGAAGATCCTTGGTTTGATGAAGAGCCTTGGTTAGATGAAGATCCCTGGTTAGACGACGACCCTTGGTTTGATGAAGAGCCTTGGTTAGATGAAGATTCTTGGTTAGACGAAGCTCCTTGATTAGATGAAGAGCCTTGATTAGATGAAGAGCCTTGGTTAGATGAAGATCCTTGGTTAGACGAAGATCCTTGGTTTGATGAAGAGCCTTGGTTAGATGAAGATCCCTGGTTAGACGAAGAGCCTTGATTCGAAGAAGATTCTTGGTTAGACGAAGCTCCTTGATTAGATGAAGAGCCTTGATTAGATGAAGAGCCTTGGTTAGACGAAGAGCCTTGGTTAGACGAAGATCCTTGGTTAGTCGAAGATCCTTGGTTTGACGAAGAGCTTTGACTTGATGAAGATCCTTGGTTTGATGAAGATCCTTGATTAGATGAAGACCCTTGGTTAGATGAAGACCCTTGGTTTGATGAAGAGCCTTGGTTAGATGAAGAGCCTTGATTAGATGAAGAGCCTTGGTTAGATGAAGATCCTTGGTTAGACGAAGATCCTTGGTTTGATGAAGAGCCTTGGTTAGATGAAGATCCCTGGttagacgacgacgaagaccTTGGTTTGATGAAGAGCCTTGGTTAGATGAAGATCCTTGGTTAGACGAAGCTCCTTGATTAGATGAAGAGCCTTGATTAGATGAAGAGCCTTGGTTAGATGAAGATCCTTGGTTAGACGAAGATCCTTGGTTTGATGAAGAGCCTTGGTTAGACGAAGATCCTTGGTTTGACGACGACCCTTGGTTTGTCGAAGATCCTTGGTTTGACGAAGATCCTTGGTTAGAAGAAGAACCTTGGTTTGATGAAGAGCCTTGATTGGAAGAACTTTGATTTGAAGAAGTCGCGGTGCCATTGCCCATAGCCTTGCATTGCTCCTTTTGCACGTCTGTTGGATGGTTGCAGCCCTTTGAATTTGGATCCCAAACTGTTCCAGGTGGGCAATCAAAAGAAACTTTATCAAATCCACCGTTGCCGTTATCCACACAACGATAGAAAATGGCGCAGTCCCTTGCGTCTGACAAATATGTTTCTGTATCTTGACATTCTCCTTCGGGATTTAAAGGCTTAGAAGTTGTGGTTGAACCTTGACTTATATTTGAAGTTGAGGTGGttgaattttcattatttgtattttctgttGCAGAATTTGATGATGAATTAGTCGATGAATTTTGTTGACTGCTGGAAGATTGGTTGCTacttgatgttgatgattCTTGTTGACTGCTGGATGTATTgctgctattattgttgttggtagaGGTGGAACTACTGGACTGACCATTCGAATTTTCGTTGCTACTGGTGGCTGATTGTTCAGAGGAATTGTTGGCATTTTGATGACTTGTCTGCAGATTGCATTGTTTTTTCTGCTCTTCGCTGGGGAGAATACAAACTCGCTCCACTTGGCTCCAAATAGTGGCAGGTCCACATGTAAACGGTACCTTTTCTAATACTCCATTATCATCTAACCGACATCTGTAAAACTTTTTGCAATCGCTTTTATCTGGTATATAGGTGTTCTCATCCTCGCATTTTGTAGAATCAGGTGTACTGGTGTTCTGATTTGTTTGATTGTTGGAAGCGTTCGAAGATTGATTGCtttccgaattttggttaTTATTAGTCGTTTGGCTGTTTTGGCTGCCACTTGAAGATTGATTGCTGCTGGAGCTTTGATTTTGATCTTGATTATTCGAGCtttgattatgattattgttaGCACTTTGATTGCTCGAGCCACCAGTACTTGAGCTGCTCGAGCTTTGGTTACTGCTTGAGGACTGGTTACTGCCAGAGTTTTGGTTTGTTGAAGTCTCCGTGTTGCTTGAACTTGAGCTGGATGTAGACTGCTGATTGCTACTCGATGTCGACGACTCCTGATTTGAGCTTGAACTCGAACTTGACTCCTGTTGATTTGTCGAACTTGTTGAA
Coding sequences:
- the LOC133839214 gene encoding serine-rich adhesin for platelets; the encoded protein is MAPQMTPFSQLDKMATTMTLASKAEILWLCRILLLCFCIGAAATRDIPSSSSSSLSSSSVYARSAHDDDDFAFYCPEEGLFPDDYDCRLYYRCEKLSEHYIKPYMFACKEGTVFSRTLQLCMPPMLAGRGECSYYTNYINEIDDSQLQSDGLVSNPNGHIAEPNNDATTAALELHTYATENQLPTNYGLTGLSGVQVISFSSTSSLRSADDEGVFCNADGFMSDPSDCTVFYRCISNGRGYNKIGFRCSDGTAWDESLQSCNHIIVVRSNGGCRMQNDPLNDVYADQTSTQSSQSSFQNTTSSSSSSNQQSSSTSSSTSSSSSSSSSTSQTSTSSTNQQESSSSSSSNQESSTSSSNQQSTSSSSSSNTETSTNQNSGSNQSSSSNQSSSSSSTGGSSNQSANNNHNQSSNNQDQNQSSSSNQSSSGSQNSQTTNNNQNSESNQSSNASNNQTNQNTSTPDSTKCEDENTYIPDKSDCKKFYRCRLDDNGVLEKVPFTCGPATIWSQVERVCILPSEEQKKQCNLQTSHQNANNSSEQSATSSNENSNGQSSSSTSTNNNNSSNTSSSQQESSTSSSNQSSSSQQNSSTNSSSNSATENTNNENSTTSTSNISQGSTTTSKPLNPEGECQDTETYLSDARDCAIFYRCVDNGNGGFDKVSFDCPPGTVWDPNSKGCNHPTDVQKEQCKAMGNGTATSSNQSSSNQGSSSNQGSSSNQGSSSNQGSSTNQGSSSNQGSSSNQGSSSNQGSSSNQGSSSNQGSSSNQGSSSNQGASSNQGSSSNQGSSSNQGSSSNQGSSSNQGSSSNQGSSSNQGSSSNQGSSSNQGSSSNQGSSSNQGSSSSQSSSSNQGSSTNQGSSSNQGSSSNQGSSSNQGSSSNQGASSNQESSSNQGSSSNQGSSSNQGSSSNQGSSSNQGSSSNQGSSSNQGSSSNQGASSNQESSSNQGSSSNQGSSSNQGSSSNQGSSSNQGSSSNQGSSSNQGSSSNQGSSSNQGSSSNQGSSSNQGSSSNQGSSSSQGSSTNQGSSSNQGSSSNQGSSSNQGSSSNQESSSSQGSSSNQGSSSNQGSSSNQGSSSNQGSSSNQGSSSNQESSSNQGSSSNQGSSSNQGSSSNHGSSTNQGSSSNQGSSTNQGSSSNQGSSSNQGSSSNQGSSSNQGSSSNQGSSSNQESSSNQGSSSNQGSSSNQSSSTNQGSSTSQGSSSNQESTSNQGSSSNQGSSSNQGSSSNQSSSTNQGTTQKPFKPAEKCESEETFLADNDNCSKFYRCVDDGKGGFVKVSFTCPPNTIWHPNANSCDHPAQVDSQNLKCKKGNTNQSTTSSTSSNEQSSTTSSTTSTTLEETTTSVTSSTSSSPSNVGSSSSPKPSGKCRVIGEFVGDQEDCAKFYRCVDNGRGGFNQVAFSCGPGTVWDAQILACNHAWAVKDKSCGNGATTQRPVAPNSTPTQASTQNNSQSDRPTTTRPLTTIPSTQTPSSPSSSTSKKPSTQMPAMKPTTQKPNGKDECQSDGFIGDSSNCAKFYRCVSNGKGGFDQIPFHCAAGTVWDQSLQTCNHDFNNCNPISAGNTTTESDKGPCDNTNSTLPPTTDPNTTIRPTETGTESTTESQQTSASQPTTTIWTTTSRPTTTESQPITTMWTTTARPPTTETQPTTTIWTTTIEPSSTNDPYPSPTTMNPPTTTTPVPNLPPGTECKGEGFMADPYNCRKFYRCLRNGDSFSKHQFMCAKNTAWNEDIQTCDHAANVPRCSGQTETPVMTLPTESPQQSTTPPNEKPTNPTTTEYPTKPTTTEYPEKPTESPTKPTTEYPKPTTENPTKPASEYPTKPTTTEYPMESTDTPGTATKPTTEYPKPTTEYPTKPTTTEYPTKPTTTEYPTKPTTTEYPIKPTDTTATATKPTTEYPKPTTENPTKPTTTEYPTKPTDPPGTASTTEYYPETTGITTTSKPGYMPTTTESNPSSTVEPNINFNCTSEGFHADPQNCSIYYRCTKLNNSFQVYKFRCPSGTVWDSSVETCNYADQVAGNCSSGSIPTTTSSEITTQWTESPTTTMQPVTTNRPETTTIPSITTNRPGETTTSISETTTISIGSTIRPIETTTTITEATEANTEGQTTTTQLPPQPQPSGNSTIPCPQISEEQSLFVCPSGFRRHPKQCSMFYQCNENDNSNLNIVMFQCPNGTVYQEASCRCAKPQPNDTCGNKSSSRTQPIEGVTHPANMVQIHSTMPLCPEEGHFALNQDECSQVFIKCSYFAQTGRIEGQINRCPQGFTYWNVSRRCEPSRKLTNCTPVTYNVGNSVPLEWVNLGYRRRSMRV
- the LOC133839226 gene encoding LOW QUALITY PROTEIN: single-strand selective monofunctional uracil-DNA glycosylase (The sequence of the model RefSeq protein was modified relative to this genomic sequence to represent the inferred CDS: deleted 2 bases in 2 codons), producing the protein MVYTGGTGSCQLISVTVIDVFLNCALNLHKLKILNMLKRKLEKQAALTEDIKPKVTALPGAINSELFRQPLWMDFYEIECTLNKKIASLEPPKNIKCIYNPLEYAASLHCAYLRRFLKGRKQLMFIGMNPGPNGMGQTGVPFGNVRTVRDIMQLTGEVLQPPLVHPKRPVEGLNCKIEEPSGVRLWELFLHLAGGRIDTFADRCFVHNFCPLAFFDEHGHNITPNELKGAYKQQIRDICLNALEQLLNLVQPQTVVAVGEYVYTALSRSSYCRSVSVSVFRLPHPSPRALNNSNWVEKASNFLQKNGLITIMRNEVKGEYDSCTSKNIK
- the LOC133839232 gene encoding tRNA-specific adenosine deaminase 2, whose product is MAAFMEEALVEARRARDAGEVPVGCVFVHGDVIIARGGNEVNVHRNATRHAEFICIDATLAYCREKRLPARQTFSEISVVVTVEPCIMCSAALHTLAVKEIIYGCENDRFGGKTVVDVAAVVGQQINITGGVRADEAMALLKEFYKGDNPSAPPVAKKRK